The stretch of DNA AAAATGAAGTTAAAGCTATCGCTATTTAAAAAGAAAAAATCTTTTTATTTAGGACTTTTTTCATCTTTGATTTTTGGATGACATAAAAGAATTTTTTCTTTAGTTTCTCTTTTGCAATTATTGCAAAAATAGATTAAAGAAGATTCTAGTTTTTCATCTTCTGGTAAGATAATATAGCTTTTTTTAGTCCCACAAAGTTTTGTTATTTTATACATTTTTATACTTTTAATTCTAGTTTTTTAATATGAATTATATAAAAAAAGGAAAAATTACTCTCCTTTTAAACCTTTTCTCATTGTTTTCACCAAACTTTCATTGGCTTTTGTATCAGTAAAATACTCAAATGCTAAAACGCCTTGATATAAAAGCATATCTTCACCATCTTTTATTTCAAGTCCATTTTCTTTAGCTAATGCTAAAAAAGGTGTGATTTTGCCATAAACACAATCAAAGGCAAAAGAAGCATCTTTTAAAACTGTTTTTAAAATCTTTTTATCACAAGGTAAATATTCATCTTTTAATCCAGCACTTGTTGAGTTTACTATTAGGTCATATTTTGTAGGCTCAAAATTTCCCCATGAAAAGCATGGAATTTGATGTTCTTTGAAAAATTCCAGTTTTCCCTCACTTCTATTTAACACAGTTACATTTATATTTTTCGATTTTAAGGCTAGGGCGATTGCTTTTGCTGTTCCTCCTGCTCCTAAAAGTAAAACATTTTTAATAGTTCCAAAACTCTCAATTGCTTTTAAAAATCCTGGTGCATCTGTATTATAAGCTATTACTTTGCCATCTTCTAAAATGTAAGTATTTACGGCTTTTATCTCTTTTGCTAGACCTCTTACAACATCTGCATTTTCATAAGCAAATTCTTTGTGGGGAACTGTAATATTTGCACCTTTGTAGTTGTTTTTTAGAAAAACTTCTTTTATTTCATTTCCATTTTCTAAGTGATATTTTTCATAATTTCCATCGAAATTTATATGATTTAATCCTGCATTTTGCATTTGTGGTGATTTTGAGTGAGCAACTGGATTTCCAAATATCGCAAATTTTTCTTTCATTTTTTACCTTTTATTTTTGTGCTATTAGATTGAAAATAGGAAATTCTCTATCTTCTCTTTTTTCAGTATGAACGATTTTATAATCGGTTATTTTAAAGCCTACATCTTTTACTATAGTTATTAATTCATTTTTATCAAAACCAAAATGAAAAATACCGTCATTATTGTGTTTTTTATGAAAAGTTCCATCTTCTTTGTCTAAATCATTTATACATAAAAAACCATTTTCTCTTAATGATTCAAAAGATTTTTTTACAAACATTTTTATGTTTTCTATATGGTGTAAAGTCATACTAATAGCTATTAAATCAAACTCATTTTTAGGTAAATCTTCTTGATTTATATTGTGTTTAATTGCTTTTATATTTGAGTAGTTTAGTTCATTTGCTTTTTTATTGAACTCTTCAACCATTCCGTTTGAGTTGTCCATTCCTATAACTTCATTTGTTTCAGTACTTAAACTAAATGCCACAAGTCCAGTTCCACAACCATAATCAAGTATTTTTGCATCATTTTTTAGGTTTATTTCTTCTTTTATATTATTTACACAAGCTTTTGCAATATTTAAACTTGAAGGTTTTGTATCCCAAGTTTTTGCTGATTCATCAAATCTATTCAACTTTTATCCTTAAACAAAAAATCATTAATATTTTGCTAAATTATAGCAAAACCTAATAAAGATGAAATTATGAATCAAATTAAATACTATTTTACAACTTCTCACGATGGAAATTTAGCTTATCATGTGCCTGATATAAAAGAAAATGTGGATAAAAACAGAGAAGCAGTTGCTTTATTAATGGAGTATAAAAATGAAGATTTAGTTTATATGAACCAAGTTCATGGAAACAATGTTCAAATAGTAGACATTAATTCACCAAAACTTATTGAAAATTGTGATGGATTAATCACTAAAGAGAAAGAATTACCACTTATGGTTATGGTGGCTGATTGTATTCCTATTTTGTTTTTTGATGAGATACAAGGTGTAATTGCGGCTGTTCATGCTGGAAGAAACTCAACTTTTTTGAAAATCGCACAAATAACTGCAAATAAAATGATAAATGAGTTAGGTTGTAATGCAAATAATATAAAAGTAATTATGGGTCCAAGTATTCATACGTGTTGTTATGAAGTAAGTGATGAATTAGTAAATATTGTTAAAACATCATTTGGAGAGAAATTTTGTAAAGGAAACAACATAGATTTACATGGAATTAACGTAAAACTTTTAGAAGAAGTTGGAATCAGACATATAAGAATTTCAGAAATTTGTACAAAATGTTCAGATGAACCATTTTTCTCTTTTAGAAAAAATCCCCAAACAGGCAGATTTGCTGGGATAATAAAATTATCTATTAATTAATAAAATGTTATTATTGGGGCTTTAAAAATTTAAGTTTTAATAATAAATAGGATAAAAATGGAAGAGTATATACTTTTAATTGACACAGAAGATTCAAAAGGACTTGTTTATAACATCTCAAAAGTTCTTTTTGCAAACAACTTAAACATCGAGCAAAATGCTGAATATGTTGATCCAGATACAAAAAAGTTTTTTATGAGAAGTATAGTTTCTGGAAAAGTTTCTAAAAATATATTATTAAAAGAGTTAACAGAAGTTTTACCCGATGGCGCTTCAATCAAACTAAACAAAAAAGAGAAAAAAGATGTTGTTATTTTAGCAACTAAAGAGTTTCATGTTTTAGGTGATTTATTAATTAGATATATTGCAGGTGAATTAAATGCAAATATCAAAGCAGTTATTGCAAACCATGACCACTTAAAAGATTTAGTTGAGAAGTTCAATATTCCTTTTACATGTATTAGTGCAGATGGAATGAGCCGAGAAGAACATGAAGATAAAATGATTGCTAAAATCAATGAATATGAGCCTGAATTAATTGTTCTTGCAAAATATATGAGAATTTTAACTCCAAAATTTGTAGATGCTTTCCCTAAAAAAGTTTTAAATATTCATCACTCATTTTTACCAGCATTCATAGGAGCAAATCCATATAAACAAGCACACGAAAGAGGTGTTAAGATTATTGGAGCAACTGCCCATTATGTTACAAGTGATTTAGATGAAGGTCCGATTATATTCCAAGATGTGGTAAGAGTTGATCATAGTTATTCTTGGGAAGATATGCGAAATGCAGGAAGAAATGTAGAAAAAATCGTACTTTCAAATGCTTTTGAAATGTTATTACATGATAGAGTTTTTGTTCATGGAAATAAAACGGTAATTTTATAATGTTTAATATAGTTTTATTAGAACCAAGAATCCCTGGAAATGTTGGAACTATCGGAAGGTTGGCCTTTGCACTTAACTGTACACTTCATCTAATCAAACCTTATGGTTTTGGTGAAATTACAGAAAAAGAAGTGCGAAGAGCAGGGCTTGATTATTGGTTTGAATTAGATGTTCGAGAATATGAAAATATCGAAGATTTTTGGGCAAAAAATCCATTTAATGATAGACATTTTTTAGCAACTACAAAAACAAAACAAGTTTATTTTGAAGCAAGTTATGAAGTAGGGGATTATTTTTATTTTGGAAGAGAAGATGCTGGACTTCCACAATCTATCTTAGATAAAAGCCCAAAAACTTGTATTACTATTCCTATGACAAATGAAGCTAGAAGCTTAAATATCGCAAACTCTGTTTCGATTGTAGCTTATGAAGCTTTACGACAAAACTTTAAAGATTTTAAATAAGAGTTAATTTAACAAAAAATTAACTCTTATTTTATATACTCAACCCAA from Arcobacter suis CECT 7833 encodes:
- a CDS encoding shikimate dehydrogenase, producing MKEKFAIFGNPVAHSKSPQMQNAGLNHINFDGNYEKYHLENGNEIKEVFLKNNYKGANITVPHKEFAYENADVVRGLAKEIKAVNTYILEDGKVIAYNTDAPGFLKAIESFGTIKNVLLLGAGGTAKAIALALKSKNINVTVLNRSEGKLEFFKEHQIPCFSWGNFEPTKYDLIVNSTSAGLKDEYLPCDKKILKTVLKDASFAFDCVYGKITPFLALAKENGLEIKDGEDMLLYQGVLAFEYFTDTKANESLVKTMRKGLKGE
- a CDS encoding class I SAM-dependent methyltransferase, which codes for MNRFDESAKTWDTKPSSLNIAKACVNNIKEEINLKNDAKILDYGCGTGLVAFSLSTETNEVIGMDNSNGMVEEFNKKANELNYSNIKAIKHNINQEDLPKNEFDLIAISMTLHHIENIKMFVKKSFESLRENGFLCINDLDKEDGTFHKKHNNDGIFHFGFDKNELITIVKDVGFKITDYKIVHTEKREDREFPIFNLIAQK
- the purU gene encoding formyltetrahydrofolate deformylase, translated to MEEYILLIDTEDSKGLVYNISKVLFANNLNIEQNAEYVDPDTKKFFMRSIVSGKVSKNILLKELTEVLPDGASIKLNKKEKKDVVILATKEFHVLGDLLIRYIAGELNANIKAVIANHDHLKDLVEKFNIPFTCISADGMSREEHEDKMIAKINEYEPELIVLAKYMRILTPKFVDAFPKKVLNIHHSFLPAFIGANPYKQAHERGVKIIGATAHYVTSDLDEGPIIFQDVVRVDHSYSWEDMRNAGRNVEKIVLSNAFEMLLHDRVFVHGNKTVIL
- a CDS encoding tRNA (cytidine(34)-2'-O)-methyltransferase, which codes for MFNIVLLEPRIPGNVGTIGRLAFALNCTLHLIKPYGFGEITEKEVRRAGLDYWFELDVREYENIEDFWAKNPFNDRHFLATTKTKQVYFEASYEVGDYFYFGREDAGLPQSILDKSPKTCITIPMTNEARSLNIANSVSIVAYEALRQNFKDFK
- the pgeF gene encoding peptidoglycan editing factor PgeF, which codes for MNQIKYYFTTSHDGNLAYHVPDIKENVDKNREAVALLMEYKNEDLVYMNQVHGNNVQIVDINSPKLIENCDGLITKEKELPLMVMVADCIPILFFDEIQGVIAAVHAGRNSTFLKIAQITANKMINELGCNANNIKVIMGPSIHTCCYEVSDELVNIVKTSFGEKFCKGNNIDLHGINVKLLEEVGIRHIRISEICTKCSDEPFFSFRKNPQTGRFAGIIKLSIN